The following are encoded together in the Vibrio splendidus genome:
- the vexH gene encoding vibriobactin export RND transporter permease subunit VexH, producing the protein MLLSDVSVKRPVAAVVLSLLLVVFGIVSFNKLAVREMPDIESPVVSISTRYEGASATIIESQITSNLEDQLSGISGIDEIESTTRNGMSRITITFELGYDLNTGVSDVRDAVARAQRSLPDEADDPIVYKNNGSGEASVYINLSSTEMDRTQLTDYTERVLIDRFSLISGVSSVDISGGLYKVMYVKLKPAQMAGRGVTTSDITSALNSENIESPGGEVRNDAIVMSVRTARSYTEAEDFEYLVVKRASDNTPIYLKDVADVYIGAENENSTFKSDGVVNVSMGIVPQSDANPLEVADLVHKEVEAIQKFLPDGTRLAVDYDSTVFIDRSISEVYSTLFITGGLVILVLYVFIGQARATLIPAVTVPVSLISSFIAAYYFGFSINLITLMALILSIGLVVDDAIVVVENIFHHIERGESPLLAAYKGTREVGFAVIATTLVLVMVFLPISFMDGMVGLLFTEFSVLLAMSVIFSSLVALTLTPVLGSKILKANVKPNRFNLFVERVFGKLEAGYKAVLRRALNWRWAAPIIIIACMGGSYGLMQQVPSQLTPQEDRGVIFAFVRGADATSYNRMSANMDIVEERLMPLLGQGFLKSFSIQSPAFGGNAGDQTGFVIMILEDWDERDETAQEALNEVRKSLNGIPDVRVFPFMPGFKGGSSEPVQFVLGGSDYSELQKWGELLKQAAEDSPMMEGADIDYSEKTPELLVTVDKQRAAELGVSVSDISDTLEIMLGGRSETTFVDRGEEYDVYLRGDENSFNNANDLSQIYMRTQSGELVTLDTLTHIEEVASSIRLSHYNKQKSVTIKANLMEGYTLGDALDFLDEQAIEQLPGDISVSYSGESKDFKENQSSILVVFALAMLVAYLVLAAQFESFINPLVVMFTVPMGIFGGFLGLVLMNQGLNVYSQIGMIMLIGMVTKNGILIVEFANQLRDRGIEFEKAIIDASARRLRPILMTAFTTLAGAIPLITSTGAGYESRVAVGTVIFFGMGFATLVTLFVIPAMYRLISGSTRSPGHVEAVLNKELSHDNVGRSSHG; encoded by the coding sequence ATGTTGTTATCTGATGTTTCTGTAAAGAGACCAGTAGCGGCTGTCGTATTGAGTCTGCTTTTGGTTGTGTTTGGTATTGTCTCTTTCAATAAGCTTGCAGTTCGCGAGATGCCTGATATTGAAAGCCCGGTGGTATCGATCAGTACTCGTTATGAGGGTGCGTCTGCCACCATCATTGAAAGTCAAATAACCTCCAATCTTGAAGACCAGTTATCCGGCATCAGTGGTATCGATGAGATCGAATCCACAACGCGTAACGGTATGTCGCGTATCACGATTACTTTTGAGCTTGGTTACGACCTCAATACTGGTGTCAGTGATGTTCGTGATGCCGTAGCGCGTGCTCAGCGTTCGTTGCCAGATGAAGCCGACGACCCAATTGTTTATAAGAACAATGGTAGTGGTGAAGCCTCGGTCTACATCAACTTAAGCTCGACGGAGATGGACCGAACGCAGTTAACCGATTACACCGAACGTGTGTTGATTGACCGCTTTAGTTTGATCTCAGGTGTGAGCTCGGTGGATATCTCGGGTGGCTTGTACAAAGTAATGTACGTGAAGCTGAAACCTGCGCAGATGGCAGGTCGTGGCGTTACTACTTCGGACATCACTTCTGCGTTAAACAGTGAGAACATTGAAAGCCCGGGTGGTGAAGTACGTAACGATGCGATTGTGATGTCGGTTCGTACCGCTCGTTCTTACACTGAAGCGGAAGATTTCGAATACCTAGTGGTAAAACGTGCCTCTGATAACACACCTATCTACTTAAAAGACGTAGCGGATGTGTACATTGGCGCAGAAAACGAGAACTCGACCTTTAAGAGTGACGGCGTTGTTAACGTTAGTATGGGGATTGTGCCTCAGTCAGATGCGAACCCACTTGAGGTTGCTGACTTGGTCCATAAAGAAGTTGAGGCGATTCAGAAGTTCCTGCCTGACGGGACTCGACTGGCGGTCGACTATGACTCAACTGTCTTTATCGATCGTTCGATCTCAGAGGTTTACAGCACACTCTTTATTACGGGTGGTTTAGTTATCCTCGTACTTTACGTCTTCATAGGTCAAGCGCGTGCAACGCTGATTCCAGCAGTGACCGTACCTGTATCTCTGATCTCGTCGTTTATTGCGGCGTACTACTTCGGTTTCTCTATCAACCTGATTACCCTGATGGCACTTATCCTGTCGATTGGTTTGGTGGTCGATGATGCGATCGTGGTGGTTGAGAACATTTTCCACCATATTGAACGTGGTGAGTCACCGCTGCTTGCTGCTTATAAAGGGACACGTGAAGTGGGCTTTGCGGTAATCGCAACCACTCTAGTCTTGGTGATGGTATTCCTGCCAATCTCGTTCATGGATGGCATGGTCGGTCTCTTGTTTACGGAGTTCTCGGTACTGTTGGCGATGTCAGTGATCTTCTCGTCGCTAGTCGCACTAACGTTAACGCCAGTGTTAGGCAGTAAAATCCTAAAAGCGAACGTTAAACCAAACCGTTTCAACCTGTTTGTCGAGCGCGTATTTGGCAAGCTAGAAGCCGGATACAAAGCGGTATTGCGCCGTGCTTTAAACTGGCGTTGGGCTGCTCCAATCATTATTATCGCGTGTATGGGCGGTAGTTATGGCTTGATGCAACAAGTGCCGTCGCAACTGACGCCTCAAGAAGACCGTGGTGTTATCTTTGCGTTTGTTCGTGGTGCTGATGCAACCAGTTACAACCGTATGTCTGCCAATATGGACATCGTTGAAGAGCGCCTAATGCCGCTGCTTGGTCAAGGTTTCTTGAAGTCATTTAGTATTCAATCACCAGCGTTTGGTGGTAATGCTGGCGACCAAACGGGCTTCGTTATCATGATCCTGGAAGATTGGGATGAACGTGATGAAACCGCTCAGGAAGCGCTGAACGAAGTTCGTAAATCTTTAAATGGTATTCCTGATGTACGTGTATTCCCGTTCATGCCGGGCTTCAAAGGTGGTTCAAGTGAGCCTGTGCAATTCGTACTGGGTGGCTCTGATTACTCTGAGCTTCAGAAATGGGGCGAACTGTTAAAGCAAGCGGCTGAAGACTCTCCAATGATGGAAGGTGCGGACATCGATTACTCTGAGAAAACACCAGAGTTATTGGTAACCGTAGATAAACAACGTGCAGCCGAGCTAGGCGTTAGCGTTTCGGATATTTCAGACACATTAGAGATCATGCTTGGCGGCCGTAGTGAAACCACTTTCGTTGACCGTGGTGAAGAGTATGACGTATACCTTCGTGGTGATGAGAACAGCTTTAATAATGCTAATGACTTGAGCCAAATCTACATGCGAACTCAGTCTGGTGAGCTGGTTACACTCGATACGTTGACGCACATTGAAGAAGTGGCTTCTTCGATTCGTTTGTCGCACTACAACAAGCAGAAATCGGTGACCATCAAAGCGAACCTAATGGAAGGCTACACGCTGGGTGACGCACTCGATTTCCTTGATGAACAAGCGATTGAGCAGTTACCAGGCGATATTTCAGTGAGTTACTCTGGCGAGTCAAAAGACTTTAAAGAGAACCAATCGAGTATCTTAGTGGTATTTGCGCTAGCGATGCTGGTCGCGTACTTGGTACTGGCCGCGCAGTTTGAAAGCTTCATTAACCCGCTGGTGGTGATGTTCACCGTACCTATGGGTATCTTTGGTGGCTTCTTAGGTTTGGTGTTGATGAATCAAGGGCTCAATGTTTACAGCCAGATTGGTATGATCATGTTGATCGGTATGGTGACCAAAAACGGTATCTTGATCGTAGAGTTTGCTAACCAACTTCGTGACCGTGGCATTGAGTTTGAAAAGGCGATCATTGATGCTTCGGCTCGACGTTTACGTCCAATCTTGATGACGGCGTTCACCACACTAGCCGGTGCAATCCCATTGATTACTTCAACGGGCGCAGGCTATGAAAGCCGAGTAGCAGTGGGTACGGTTATCTTCTTCGGTATGGGCTTTGCAACTTTGGTTACTCTGTTCGTAATCCCTGCGATGTATCGACTGATTTCTGGCTCAACACGTTCTCCAGGTCATGTGGAAGCGGTTCTAAATAAAGAGCTGAGCCACGATAACGTGGGAAGAAGCTCGCACGGTTAG
- a CDS encoding efflux RND transporter periplasmic adaptor subunit, whose amino-acid sequence MKHKSVLTLLSLSILMASPAALAKRMGPSTVTVVTEQVDIHQVSQSLSLVGKLEAEQSVIITSEVAGRVDSINIKANQDVTKGQMLVQLDDDKAKAAVAEAQAYLKDEQRKLAEFQRLVKRNAITQTEIDAQKTNVEIANARLAAANANLKDLHISAPFSGTVGFIDFSRGKMVTAGTELVTLDDLSVMQLDLQIPERYLSKLSKGMTVTARTSAWGETQFTGTVVGIDSRINAETLNLRVRIHFGNNNDYLKPGMLVAADMDFPPVEAPIIPVQALEYSGTKRFVYVIGEDNKATRTEVFLGARIDNEVVIDKGIEIGQKIVVQGIVNMRDGVLVQELAVNRPAKLDENTAAQEGAN is encoded by the coding sequence ATGAAGCATAAATCTGTTTTAACCCTGCTTAGCTTGTCTATTCTTATGGCGTCTCCAGCCGCACTAGCTAAACGCATGGGCCCTAGCACTGTCACTGTTGTTACTGAGCAAGTTGATATTCACCAAGTTAGCCAATCTCTTTCTTTGGTAGGTAAGTTAGAAGCAGAACAATCTGTGATCATTACCTCTGAAGTAGCGGGCAGAGTTGACTCTATCAACATCAAAGCCAATCAAGATGTCACCAAAGGGCAGATGTTGGTTCAATTAGATGACGACAAAGCAAAAGCTGCAGTTGCAGAAGCGCAAGCGTACCTAAAAGACGAGCAACGTAAGCTAGCGGAATTCCAACGACTAGTGAAACGCAACGCGATCACGCAAACTGAAATTGACGCTCAGAAAACTAATGTAGAGATCGCCAATGCTCGCCTAGCTGCCGCCAATGCCAATCTTAAAGACTTACACATCAGCGCGCCTTTCTCTGGCACGGTCGGTTTTATCGACTTTAGCCGCGGAAAAATGGTGACAGCAGGTACTGAGCTTGTGACTTTAGATGATTTGTCTGTGATGCAGTTAGATCTTCAAATTCCTGAGCGTTACCTTTCTAAGCTGTCTAAAGGCATGACAGTGACGGCTCGCACCAGTGCGTGGGGCGAGACTCAGTTCACTGGCACAGTGGTAGGCATTGATTCTCGTATTAATGCTGAAACTTTGAACCTTCGAGTTCGAATCCACTTTGGCAACAATAATGATTACCTAAAGCCGGGCATGCTAGTGGCCGCTGATATGGATTTCCCTCCTGTAGAAGCGCCGATTATCCCAGTTCAAGCGCTTGAGTATTCTGGTACTAAGCGTTTCGTCTATGTTATTGGCGAAGATAACAAAGCGACTCGTACCGAAGTGTTCTTGGGTGCGCGTATCGATAACGAAGTTGTGATCGACAAGGGCATCGAGATTGGCCAGAAGATCGTGGTGCAAGGTATCGTGAACATGCGTGACGGAGTCTTGGTTCAAGAGCTTGCCGTTAATCGCCCAGCTAAACTTGATGAAAATACAGCAGCACAAGAAGGCGCTAACTAA
- a CDS encoding Tim44 domain-containing protein, with translation MKRFFSLVAILLVTVAVTPIAEAKKFGGGKSFGKSFKTAPAPKQQNTNSIRQDQTGKNTAANSSKKGLMGGLLGGLLAGGLLAAFFGGAFEGIQFMDILIMGLIAFLAFKFLRGMLGAKQGSMNQQNARGQQPAFGGMGQNKFEQPKQQPNVHNFEQAQPQSQGAAGGFGFGAQSDVPHNYPPGFDQAAFINGSREHYRTLQGAWNHNELNTIEEYVSPSLFEDLKAERNKLDGDQHTDVMYVDAEIVRADHDGSKAQLSLQFSGRYRDTADGVEEDITDIWHLERDLTTDNAPWLIVGIQG, from the coding sequence ATGAAACGATTTTTCTCACTAGTCGCGATCCTGTTGGTAACAGTCGCGGTGACGCCAATCGCGGAAGCGAAAAAGTTTGGTGGTGGTAAGTCATTTGGCAAAAGCTTTAAAACGGCTCCAGCACCAAAACAACAAAACACGAATTCGATCCGTCAAGATCAAACGGGTAAGAACACAGCAGCTAACTCTAGTAAGAAAGGCCTTATGGGCGGTCTGCTAGGTGGTTTACTTGCTGGTGGTCTTTTAGCTGCATTCTTTGGTGGCGCATTTGAAGGTATCCAGTTCATGGATATTCTGATTATGGGTCTGATTGCTTTCCTAGCGTTTAAATTTCTACGCGGAATGTTGGGTGCGAAGCAGGGCTCAATGAATCAGCAGAATGCACGTGGTCAACAGCCAGCATTCGGCGGCATGGGTCAGAACAAGTTTGAACAACCTAAGCAACAGCCAAATGTTCATAACTTCGAGCAAGCACAACCTCAATCACAAGGCGCTGCTGGTGGTTTCGGTTTTGGTGCACAAAGCGATGTTCCACATAACTACCCACCGGGATTTGATCAAGCGGCATTCATCAACGGTTCTCGTGAGCACTACCGTACACTGCAAGGTGCATGGAATCACAACGAGCTAAACACGATTGAAGAATATGTATCTCCAAGCCTATTTGAAGACCTAAAAGCTGAGCGTAATAAGCTAGACGGTGATCAGCACACAGACGTAATGTACGTTGATGCTGAAATCGTTCGTGCAGACCACGATGGTAGCAAAGCACAGCTAAGCCTTCAGTTCAGCGGTCGTTACCGTGACACTGCGGATGGCGTTGAAGAAGATATCACAGATATCTGGCACCTAGAGCGTGACCTAACAACTGACAATGCACCTTGGTTAATTGTTGGTATTCAAGGCTAA
- a CDS encoding DUF1244 domain-containing protein has protein sequence MAEFKYKQLTQEEQDKLDAASFRRLLSHLDNNKDVQNIDLMILAGFCRNCFSKWYAAEAELMGVDLDLDDARERVYGMTYDEWKANHQPKATPEQLAEFEARQAKKS, from the coding sequence TTGGCTGAATTCAAATACAAGCAACTAACTCAAGAAGAACAAGACAAGCTAGATGCCGCTTCATTTCGCCGCCTATTATCTCATCTAGACAACAATAAAGACGTGCAAAACATTGACCTAATGATCTTGGCTGGCTTTTGCCGAAATTGCTTTAGCAAATGGTATGCAGCAGAAGCTGAATTGATGGGAGTCGATTTAGATTTAGACGATGCACGTGAACGTGTTTATGGCATGACTTACGATGAGTGGAAAGCTAACCATCAACCAAAAGCGACGCCTGAACAATTGGCCGAATTTGAAGCTCGCCAAGCGAAAAAGAGTTAA
- a CDS encoding MFS transporter, whose translation MNNSSQSSLLTQKRFLPYFITQFLGAFNDNIFKNVLLLFVAFASVDTLPISSNLFINLAAGLFILPFFLFSALAGVLADKYEKSWFIRKVKLLEVVIMSLGAVGFIYESYEILLLLLFLMGTQSAFFGPVKYALLPQQLETKELVSGNALVETGTFLAILIGTLGAGIIASEESAKLIAAICIVSFAVLGYVSSCFIPEAPSNAPDLKVKWQPVKLTRATLAIAKKDRPTFQALMSISWFWFLGAAYLTQFPNFTKVYLNGTESAVAFLLALFSVGIAIGSLACDKLSNHRIEIGIVPMGSLGISIFGLLMAISIPESLPDFNSFHQFVTYSELWPLFAYLLLLGISGGIFIVPLYSLMQLRAKPNERAQVIAGLNIYNSLFMVGSAVLGIVCLSILELSIPQLFVLLAIGNTLVMLYLFYQVPIYAFRFFTWVVTHTMYRVKHKNLHHLPEKGGALIICNHVSYMDALLLSAVCPRLIRFVMEEDYTKLPPIRRFLKRAGVIPISATNRSSIRNAFKEVERALHEGHIVCIFPEGKLTSDGEVAEFMRGMELIIKRSPVSVIPMALKGLWGSYFSRYKGSACKGLPTRFWTKLEIEAGKPILAKDASCKTLRQSVSDLRGTLR comes from the coding sequence ATGAACAACAGCAGCCAATCTTCGCTGTTAACGCAAAAAAGGTTCCTACCCTACTTTATTACCCAATTTCTGGGAGCCTTTAATGACAACATATTCAAAAATGTTCTGTTACTGTTTGTTGCTTTCGCAAGCGTAGACACGCTACCTATTTCCAGCAATTTATTTATTAATTTGGCCGCTGGCCTTTTTATTCTGCCCTTCTTCCTATTTTCTGCTTTGGCTGGTGTGCTGGCTGACAAATATGAAAAATCGTGGTTTATCCGTAAAGTTAAGCTTCTTGAAGTGGTGATAATGTCACTGGGTGCGGTCGGATTTATCTACGAAAGCTACGAAATATTACTACTGCTTTTGTTTTTGATGGGGACACAAAGTGCCTTCTTTGGCCCCGTTAAGTACGCCCTACTTCCGCAACAGTTAGAAACCAAAGAGCTTGTGTCCGGAAATGCTTTGGTTGAAACAGGCACATTCTTAGCCATACTAATCGGTACTCTAGGTGCTGGTATTATTGCATCTGAAGAAAGCGCGAAGCTCATTGCTGCGATATGTATTGTTTCGTTCGCCGTGCTTGGCTATGTATCAAGTTGCTTTATCCCAGAAGCGCCAAGTAACGCACCAGATCTGAAAGTAAAGTGGCAGCCAGTAAAGCTAACCCGCGCAACACTCGCTATTGCCAAAAAAGACCGCCCAACCTTTCAAGCACTGATGTCGATCAGCTGGTTCTGGTTCCTCGGTGCAGCTTACCTCACTCAGTTTCCCAACTTCACCAAGGTTTACCTAAACGGTACTGAAAGCGCTGTCGCGTTTTTGTTGGCACTGTTCTCGGTCGGCATTGCGATTGGCTCGTTGGCTTGTGATAAGTTATCTAATCACCGCATTGAAATCGGCATCGTGCCAATGGGCAGCCTGGGTATTTCGATCTTCGGCCTGTTGATGGCGATATCCATCCCAGAGTCTTTGCCTGACTTTAACTCTTTCCATCAGTTTGTGACGTATTCAGAACTATGGCCGCTGTTTGCTTATCTTCTACTACTGGGGATCTCTGGTGGTATTTTTATTGTTCCGCTTTACTCTCTAATGCAGCTACGGGCAAAGCCAAATGAGCGAGCTCAAGTAATCGCCGGGCTCAATATCTACAACTCGCTATTCATGGTCGGGAGCGCTGTTTTAGGTATTGTTTGCCTTAGTATTCTGGAGCTTTCAATTCCACAGCTATTTGTACTGCTCGCGATAGGAAACACTTTGGTTATGCTGTATCTGTTTTATCAGGTGCCTATTTACGCTTTCCGTTTCTTTACGTGGGTGGTCACTCACACCATGTACCGAGTTAAACATAAAAATTTACATCACCTGCCAGAAAAAGGCGGCGCATTGATTATCTGCAACCATGTGAGTTATATGGATGCATTATTGCTGAGCGCCGTTTGCCCTCGCCTGATCCGCTTTGTGATGGAAGAAGATTACACCAAGTTGCCGCCTATTCGACGTTTCTTGAAAAGAGCTGGGGTTATTCCAATCTCCGCAACCAACCGTAGCTCTATTCGAAATGCTTTTAAAGAAGTAGAACGCGCTCTGCATGAAGGCCACATCGTGTGTATTTTTCCAGAAGGAAAGCTAACCTCTGATGGTGAAGTCGCAGAGTTCATGCGTGGTATGGAGCTGATTATCAAACGATCTCCTGTGTCAGTCATTCCAATGGCTCTCAAAGGGCTATGGGGCAGCTACTTCAGTCGTTACAAAGGCAGTGCCTGCAAAGGGTTACCAACCCGCTTCTGGACCAAGTTAGAAATAGAAGCTGGCAAGCCAATTCTCGCTAAAGATGCCTCGTGCAAAACTCTTCGGCAGTCAGTCTCAGACCTTCGTGGAACACTACGCTAG
- a CDS encoding TetR/AcrR family transcriptional regulator encodes MARRNDHTREQLVQLTLKTVTDFLEEHSYHELSLRKIANMIGYVPSTLVNVFGNYNLLLLHVVAQTLDELASESAVAVEQSSNPQQALFNLAYCYHDFAQKHPHRWQLIFEHNMNGENLPEWQSNRIDRMTGMLEQLLIAIAPEHTESEVVKASRVLWSGVHGITLLSVDDKFFASEPIDGKELINNLVSNYLTNW; translated from the coding sequence ATGGCAAGACGAAACGATCATACTCGCGAACAATTAGTGCAATTAACCTTAAAAACGGTGACCGACTTCTTAGAAGAGCACTCTTATCACGAGCTAAGTCTGCGTAAAATCGCCAATATGATTGGTTATGTTCCAAGTACCTTGGTGAATGTATTCGGCAACTACAACCTATTGCTACTGCATGTTGTTGCTCAAACATTAGATGAACTGGCGTCAGAATCTGCTGTAGCAGTTGAACAATCGAGCAATCCTCAGCAAGCTCTATTCAACCTTGCCTACTGCTACCACGATTTTGCACAAAAACACCCTCACCGTTGGCAGCTTATCTTTGAGCACAACATGAACGGTGAAAACCTTCCTGAATGGCAATCGAACCGTATCGATAGAATGACAGGTATGCTAGAGCAACTATTAATCGCGATTGCTCCTGAACATACTGAAAGCGAAGTCGTTAAAGCCAGCCGTGTATTATGGTCTGGAGTACATGGAATTACTCTACTTAGCGTTGATGATAAATTTTTCGCCTCTGAGCCTATCGATGGTAAAGAGTTGATCAATAACCTAGTCTCAAACTACTTAACCAACTGGTAA